One Vicia villosa cultivar HV-30 ecotype Madison, WI unplaced genomic scaffold, Vvil1.0 ctg.004672F_1_1, whole genome shotgun sequence DNA window includes the following coding sequences:
- the LOC131642220 gene encoding glutathione S-transferase T3-like, with protein sequence MNPNQHNTWSNFMQNDGNPPSIPNQQNNPYFGNLPLIPNPHHNPNFQNSLFIPNPQNNPSIRNYSYDTPPYPYQYQQFSSQSTNPNMPHVVKIGSSGVQSNDQEHETPQLCTQDSLENTTLGEDVASAPVVNAPKQRFQPKEDEILIHSCLNVSKDSIVGVDQKGDSFWKRIGEAFNKHRDMNYKERKPMALKGRWHKINPSVQKFVGCYKQAFSTQKSGSSENNNMQAAYRIYFQDEGEKFTFESAWRLLKDEPKWLVGSSEASAKRTKNSASGAYSSSNPPTPTSSEYNPSSPTLLRRPIGQKAAKRKEKEKMVEMSTPNVKYDEFKDEFKKKTNLMSVFAQDYARIESEKLEIERKKVEAKIKKAEMKEERLKIDDLQIVSKDTSNMNSRQLQAHDLLCDVIRKNMALINCIMYFEYF encoded by the coding sequence ATGAATCCCAATCAACATAATACTTGGTCCAATTTTATGCAAAATGATGGAAATCCTCCTAGTATCCCAAATCAACAAAACAATCCATATTTTGGAAATCTACCTCTTATTCCAAATCCACACCATAATCCAAATTTTCAAAACTCTCTTTTTATCCCAAATCCACAAAATAATCCATCCATTAGAAATTACTCCTATGATACACCACCTTATCCATATCAATATCAACAATTTTCATCTCAATCAACTAACCCCAATATGCCTCATGTTGTTAAAATAGGTAGTAGTGGTGTGCAATCAAATGATCAAGAACATGAAACACCACAACTTTGCACTCAAGATAGCTTGGAAAATACTACACTTGGTGAAGATGTTGCATCTGCACCGGTTGTGAATGCGCCTAAACAAAGATTCCAACCGAAAGAAGATGAAATTCTCATTCATTCATGTCTCAACGTTTCAAAGGATTCAATTGTTGGAGTTGATCAAAAAGGAGATAGTTTCTGGAAGAGAATTGGTGAAGCATTTAACAAGCATCGTGACATGAATTACAAAGAGAGGAAACCGATGGCACTAAAAGGTAGATGGCACAAAATTAATCCATCTGTTCAAAAGTTTGTTGGATGCTACAAACAAGCATTTTCTACACAAAAAAGTGGGAGCTCCGAAAACAATAACATGCAGGCTGCGTATAGAATTTATTTTCAAGATGAAGGTGAAAAGTTTACATTTGAGTCTGCTTGGAGATTATTGAAAGATGAACCTAAATGGCTCGTAGGTTCATCAGAAGCTTCTGCAAAAAGAACAAAGAATTCAGCATCTGGAGCATATTCTTCTTCTAACCCACCGACACCAACGAGCAGCGAATACAATCCATCATCACCTACTCTGTTACGTCGTCCAATCGGTCAAAAGGCAGCCAAAAGGAAGGAGAAAGAAAAGATGGTGGAAATGTCTACTCCAAATGTTAAATATGATGAATTCAAagatgaattcaaaaagaaaactAATTTGATGTCAGTGTTTGCACAAGACTATGCACGTATTGAGAGTGAAAAACTCGAGATTGAAAGAAAAAAGGTTGAAGCAAAGATTAAGAAGGCCGAGATGAAAGAGGAAAGATTGAAGATTGATGATCTACAAATTGTCTCAAAGGATACATCAAATATGAATTCAAGACAACTACAAGCTCATGATTTATTGTGCGATGTGATTCGGAAAAATATGGCCTTAATTAAttgtattatgtattttgaatatttttag